The sequence below is a genomic window from Rudanella lutea DSM 19387.
GCGACGGTGATGCCATTCTGGGTGGCCAGGATGGTGAAGGGCTCCACGTTGGGGCTCTGGTTACGGATGTCCTGGGCGAGCTGGGTGTCGACGGTGGCCGAGCAGGAGGTGGTGGGGGCGGTGATGCCGACAGCCGCGTAGGTGATGGATGTGCCGTTGCCCCCGCTGACGCGGAACTGGATCTGTCCGGTGTTGCAGTTGTAGGCAGGTTCGAGCAGGGTGAGTGGCGTGCCGAGGGAGCTGGGGTCGGCCCCGCAGAAGACGGGCGGGTTGAGGACGGTAAGGGTGAAGTGGGCGGTAGCCGAGCAGCCGTTGGTCCCGGTGGCGGTTACGGAGAAGGTGGTGGCTCCGGTGGCCGACGTAGGGGGCTGGATGGTGGGGGTGGTGGCCCCCGTATTCCAACGGTAGGTGGCTCCCCCACTGGCGGTTAGGGTGACGCTCTGTCCCTGAGTCACGGCGGAAGCTGGGCTGGGGACGATGGTGACCAGCGGAGCGGCCGTGCTGCCGGTGACAGTGACCGTTGCCAGGGCTGAGCATCCGCCCACGCCGGTGACAATCACCGAGTACGTGCCCGCCGTGGAGACAGTAGCCGTGTTGGTGGTGCCTGTTTGGTTGAGGCCGGGCCCACTGAATTGGTAGCTCGCTCCAGCGGGCGAGCCCGTGAGCGTCACAGTAGGGTTGTTGCAGGTGATTGTGCCCGATGCAGCGAGGGTGGCGTTGACGGCATTAGTGGCACTTTCAACCGTTGTAGTAGCAGCAGCCGTGCAACCATTGGCCCCCGTGAGAGTGACGGAATAAAGTCCCCCGGCCGAAACTGTGGCCGTGTTGCCTGCCCCGGTCTGGTTGAGTCCGTTGCCGCTGAATCGGTAGGTGCCTTGTCCAGCCGGTGAAGCCGTCAGGGTAACAGTGGGGTTGGCGCAGGTGACCGTACCGGATGCAGCTAGGCTCACCGTGGGCGGGGTTTTGTCCTCGCTAATGGTTGCTGATGCGGTGGCTGTGCAACCGTTGGCGGTTGTAGCCGTGACGCTGTAGGTGCCCGCCGTGTTGATGGGTTTGTGGGGTCCCGTGGTGCCACCTGTCCAGACGTAAGTAGCGGGGCCACCCGACGCCGTCAGGGTGAGACTGGTCTGGGCGCAGGTAAGCGTGCTCGAAGGCCCTGCCGATAGGGAAATGGTGGGTGGCGCTTCCACGTTGAGGGTAGTCGTGGCCGCAACGGTCGTTCCATTGGCCTCAATGGTGAGGGTGAAATTTTGTTCACCCGACCCTGCTGCCGTGATCGTCCGGCTGAAGACGGCCCCCGTAGCTGTGTCGCTTACTGGCTCTGTGCCGTTGGTGAGCGTAAAGTTGTAGGTGCCTGTCACGTTGCCTACTATAGCGGTGAAGGTAGTCACACTGCCTGCGCAGACAGTAGCCTCCTTGGGTGCCAAGCCCGCCAACGTGGGCGCGGGTGGTGCGTTTAACGTGACTGTTACGATCGTTTCGCTGCGGCACCCGGCAGCGCTAGCGCCCGTTACCGAATAAACGGTGGTAGTGGCGGGCGAAGCCGTGAGGCTGCCACCCGTAGCCCCACCCGTCCAGGTGTAGGAGTCTGCGCCCGACGCCGTGAGCGTAACGGTCTGTCCGGCGGTGATAGTGAGCGAGGGGCTGGCGGTGATGGCCAGGCTGGGCACAAGACTCGCATCCCCGGTGATGATCCAGCCTTTGGCGCCTGTCAGATTGGCCCGGTCTGCCGCCGATGCACAGTACTGCCGACCCGCAGCCCCCAGATCCCTGCCTGTGACCGTACCAGAGTTGAAGCCTGTCAGGGTGGCATCATAGCTGGCCACGCTCATGCCACAGCCATCCAGCATACTAGACAAATTAACGGTGGGATTCAGGCGGGTTCCCCAATCCCCTAACGATTGATTGAAAGTACTGGCTCCATTAAACATCCCACTCATAGAGGTAACGTTGGCCGTATTCCACGAGTTGATATTTTGATTGAAAGAACTGGCTCCAAAAAACATCTGACTCATATCTGTAACGTTGGCCGTATTCCACGAGTTGATGTNNNNNNNNNNNNNNNNNNNNNNNNNNNNNNNNNNNNNNNNNNNNNNNNNNNNNNNNNNNNNNNNNNNNNNNNNNNNNNNNNNNNNNNNNNNNNNNNNNNNAACACGCTGCCCACATTCAGGCTGAAGCCCACGCCCACCGTGGCCGACTGGGGCCCCACGGCATTAGCGACTGATGGGGCCGTGTTGGTGGGTGGTTGGGGGTTGCCCGCGCAGAAAGCGCCGAAGTCAAACACGAAGGGTGTGCCCTCCACCCCGTTCTGGCGCACGCGGATGGTGATGGGCTTGGGATCCAGCCGCAGGCCCGCTTCGACCACATGACTGGGGTTGGTCGTCCAGCCCGTCACCCCGATGGCCAGGTACTCGACGGGAGCTCCGTTGCCCCCGGTAAAGCCGAAGGTGATGGCTCCGGCGGGGCAGTTGTAGCTCACCAGGGTAGCGGCCAGGGCGCTGCCCGTGGGGGGCGGGGTGGTGGTTTGACTCGCTGTGGGGCTGACGGTGAGCAGGAAGCTGGTGCTGTTGGTGAGCCCGCCGGGGTCGGTGGCGGTGAGGGTGATGGTGCTCACGCCCGACAGAGAGGGCGTCCCGGTGAGGGTGTTGCCGGTGAGGGCCAGCCCGGCGGGCAGACCGGTGGCTGAGAGCACCAGACTCGCCGGCGTCTGGGCGTCGGTAAAGACCGAGCCCACGTTGAGGCTGTAGCCCACCCCGAGGGTGGCCGACTGGGGCCCGACGGCATTGGCGAGGGTGGGCGGGGTGTTGCCTCCGCCCCCGGCACAGGTGGCTCTGGCGTCCCAGCGGAGGGCGACGGTGATGCCATTCTGGGTGGCCAGGATGGTGAAGGGCTCCACGTTGGGGCTCTGGTTACGGATGTCCTGGGCGAGCTGGGTGTCGACGGTGGCCGAGCAGGAGGTGGTGGGGGCGGTGATGCCGATGGCCGCGTAGGTGATGGGNNNNNNNNNNNNNNNNNNNNNNNNNNNNNNNNNNNNNNNNNNNNNNNNNNNNNNNNNNNNNNNNNNNNNNNNNNNNNNNNNNNNNNNNNNNNNNNNNNNNGCATTGACGGCATTGGTGGCACTTTCGACGGTGGTGGTGGCAGTTGCCGTGCAGCCGTTGGNTCCGGTGACGGTGACCGAGTAGAGCCCCCCGGCCGAGACGGTGGCCGTGTTGCTCGGGCCTGACTGGCTCAATCCCGGTCCTGAAAACTGGTAGGTGCCCTGCCCGGCGGGTGAGGCCGTGAGGGTAACGGTTGGGTTGGCGCAGGTCACCGAGCCGGATGCGGCCAGGCTCACCACTGGTGAGGTTTTGTCTTCGCTCACGCCGACCGAAGCAGTGGCCGCGCAGCCGTTGGCACTTGTAACCGTGAGCGAATAGGTGCCCGCCGAGTTGACGGTCCGNGTGGCATTGGTGGAGCCATCCTCCCAGCGGTAGGTACCCCCTCCTGACGCGGTGAGGGTTGCTGTTGGGCTGGCACAGGTAAGGGTGGTCGAGCTGGGTGAAATGTTGGTTGTGGGCGCAGTGCTCAGGGTGATAGGAATGGAAATGGTCCGGGTACAGCCGTTGGCTGCATCCGTAACGGTGAAGAATACTGGGTAGGGGCCACCTGCCGAAAGGTTTGTAGCGGTAAATGTATTGGCCGCATAGGTGCCTGCCTGCGTGCTTAGGTTGGCGTTCTGAAACCAGGTACCGCCCACCGTCAGGTCGTTGGCCGAGCCGATTTGCAGAGCGGGGCTGATGGTTAGGCCGCAGGAATTGAGAATAGGCTGGGCAATAACCTTGTTGTTGGTAACGCCCGGAATGGGGTTGCCCTGGGGGTAGGCGATGATGCCGTTATTGGTAAACGTGCCGGTGTTGGTATGGGTTTGGTCCGTGTTGAGGGTCAGGAGTCCACTGTTGAGTACGGTAGCCTCGTTACGAAACGTACCCACCACGCTCAGTGAGGCACAGCTGTTCAGGGTCAGAGCAGCCCCGCTCAGCACATGTACTGATTTAACAACTGAGTTTGTACCGTTGCCGATGGTGGGTTTGTTGGGGTGATCCAGAATGACTACATCATCCGTAGCGGTGGGCACGGCTCCGGTGCTCCAGTTAGAAGCCGTGTTCCAGTCGGTGTTGGTGCAGCCGGTCCAGAGGGTACCGGCCTGGGTCGTAAGTTGGCCGGTATTATTGTCGATAGTGAACGTACCCCCGTTTAGGTTCTGCACCACGCCCGAATTGGATTTGATGTAGCTATCTCCGCTGGCTTTCTCGATAATCGTACCCGAGTTTAGAAAATCAGTAAATGGATTGATACTGATTGGGCTGTCCGAATCGATAATCAGGTACGCGGAGCACCCTAAGTTATTAAACGTAGTACTGTTGGCCAGAATCGAAGAGGGGCCAACCGAGGCTTTGGAACCCATCCGAATGATGCCAAAGTTGCTGACAAGGCCTCTGTCGGAACCGTACACGTCTACTTCCATACCGGCCCTCGTACAATTGTCGATCAGGATGACACCCCCTGGATTATTGGTGAATCGCGAATTCGCACCGATACCGAATTGACCCACGGGCCCCTGAGAACCAACGGCGATTGTCCCCGAATTGGTAAAGCTGGCGCCATTCCGAACTTCCAGACCAACTAACGTGCAGTTATCGATTTGAATCCGGCCACTCGCTCCGTTTTCGAATTGGGTGTTGCAATAGAAGCCCCAGTTAGAAGCAATTCCTCTTGAGCCAATTTTAATTAAGCCCTGATTCGTGGACTGTTCAGTGGAGAACACCTCAATGCTCCTCCCCGTTGCCCGATCTACCTCAATTACCCCACTGGCCTCGTTGGTTACGATACCGGCCATGTACAGGCCCTGTTCGCCAATATCGGCAATACTCCCCAGGCGGATAATCCCTGAGTTGGTTAGCGTGGGTGTAAAGAGACCGATGGGAGAAATACCATTATGGAGAGCACGCGTTGTGCTCCGGTCAATCTGTATAGTTCCGCCTGTGTTGTTAAAAGTTCCTTCGTTGCGCAGGCCGTACTCGCCTACAGAGGCCGTATTACCTAAAATGATAAAGCCGCTGTTATCGACAGTTCCTTTGTTCCGGAAGCCGACCGACAACCCATTCACTGTAGTTTTCGAGTTATTAATCGTTAGCGTGGCTGAGCTGGCTAAGGTCAGCTTTCCCCCGGTCTCCACCTCGACCGATTTGGCCAGGGCCCCCGTGCCATTAGGGATGGTGGGTTTGTTGGGTCGATCCAGAATGACTACATCGTCCGTAGCGGTGGGCACAGCTCCGGTGCTCCAGTTAGAAGCCGTGTTCCAGTCGGTGTTGGTGCAGCCGGTCCAGAGGGTACCGGTAGCAGTGGTGAGCAGGCCCGTGTTGGTGCCAATGGTAAACGTACCCCCGTTGAGGTTCTGTACCACGCCCGAATTGGTCGCGATCATGCTGTTGCCGCTGGCCTTCTCGACAATGGTGCCTGAGTTGTTCAATGAGCCCGACACTCGTGTTATCGGACTGTTCGAATCGATAAACAGATAAGCCGAGCAACCCGAATTGTTGAAGGTGCCTAAGTAAAGCGAGACTCCATTGGGGCCGACGGAGCCCTTTGAACCAAGCCGGATTACACCTGAATTGTTAACTTCGTAACTAATACTTAATATACCCGCAGTACTGCTGTTGTCGATTTGAATATACCCCCCGGCGTTGTTTGTGAATCCGCCATTATTGTAGATGCCATAGGCCCCAACACCCCCTACAGAGCCAATA
It includes:
- a CDS encoding BspA family leucine-rich repeat surface protein, giving the protein MNSWNTANVTDMSQMFFGASSFNQNINSWNTANVTSMSGMFNGASTFNQSLGDWGTRLNPTVNLSSMLDGCGMSVASYDATLTGFNSGTVTGRDLGAAGRQYCASAADRANLTGAKGWIITGDASLVPSLAITASPSLTITAGQTVTLTASGADSYTWTGGATGGSLTASPATTTVYSVTGASAAGCRSETIVTVTLNAPPAPTLAGLAPKEATVCAGSVTTFTAIVGNVTGTYNFTLTNGTEPVSDTATGAVFSRTITAAGSGEQNFTLTIEANGTTVAATTTLNVEAPPTISLSAGPSSTLTCAQTSLTLTASGGPATYVWTGGTTGPHKPINTAGTYSVTATTANGCTATASATISEDKTPPTVSLAASGTVTCANPTVTLTASPAGQGTYRFSGNGLNQTGAGNTATVSAGGLYSVTLTGANGCTAAATTTVESATNAVNATLAASGTITCNNPTVTLTGSPAGASYQFSGPGLNQTGTTNTATVSTAGTYSVIVTGVGGCSALATVTVTGSTAAPLVTIVPSPASAVTQGQSVTLTASGGATYRWNTGATTPTIQPPTSATGATTFSVTATGTNGCSATAHFTLTVLNPPVFCGADPSSLGTPLTLLEPAYNCNTGQIQFRVSGGNGTSITYAAVGITAPTTSCSATVDTQLAQDIRNQSPNVEPFTILATQNGITVALRWDARATCAGGGGNTPPTLANAVGPQSATLGVGYSLNVGSVFTDAQTPASLVLSATGLPAGLALTGNTLTGTPSLSGVSTITLTATDPGGLTNSTSFLLTVSPVASQTTTPPPAGSALAATLVSYNCPAGAITFGFTGGNGAPVEYLAIGVTGWTTNPSHVVEAGLRLDPKPITIRVRQNGVEGTPFVFDFGAFCAGNPQPPTNTAPSVSNAVGPQSATVGVGFSLNVGNVFTDAQTPAGLVLSASGLPAGLALNGGTLSGTPSMTGVSTVILTATDAGGLSNSTSFVLTVSPAGSTTSTPPVGGPLAATVVSYNCQTGAITFGSTGGNGSAVEYFAIGITGWTTNVTGMIEAGLRADPKPVTIRVRQNGVEGTPVVFDFGAFCSRPARVATETVSELDVVVLGNPSPESWVEVQVANPAGEALQLRVISAQGRAVSRVSVAPTTQPIRQRVPLGDNAGTYLVQVATPTRTKTVKVIKQ
- a CDS encoding putative Ig domain-containing protein translates to PITYAAIGITAPTTSCSATVDTQLAQDIRNQSPNVEPFTILATQNGITVALRWDARATCAGGGGNTPPTLANAVGPQSATLGVGYSLNVGSVFTDAQTPASLVLSATGLPAGLALTGNTLTGTPSLSGVSTITLTATDPGGLTNSTSFLLTVSPTASQTTTPPPTGSALAATLVSYNCPAGAITFGFTGGNGAPVEYLAIGVTGWTTNPSHVVEAGLRLDPKPITIRVRQNGVEGTPFVFDFGAFCAGNPQPPTNTAPSVANAVGPQSATVGVGFSLNVGSV